CCTTCGTGTTCGGCGTGATCTTGCTGCGGATGTCGTCGAGATCGGGCATCCACGCGTTCTGCTCGTCGCACACGTAGTGCACGGGCGTGCCGCCCGACAGGCTCACCGCCGCCGTCCACAGTGGGTAGTCGGGCGCGGGCAGCAGCACTTCGTCGCCATCGTTCAGCAGCGCCTGGGTCGCCATCACGATCAGCTCGGACGCGCCGTTGCCGATGTAGATGTCATCGAGGCCGACGCCCACGACGCCCTTTTCCTGCGTGTAGTGCATCACGGCCTTGCGCGCCGAGAACACGCCCTTCGAATCCGAATAGCCGGACGACGCCGGCAGGTTGCGGATCATGTCCTGGATGATCTCGTCCGGCGCGTCGAAACCGAACGGCGCGAGGTTGCCGATGTTCAGCTTGATGATGCGGTGGCCTTCTTCCTCGAGGCGCTTCGCGTGCTCGAGCACCGGGCCACGGATGTCGTAGCAGACGTTGAGCAGCTTGTTCGACTTCTGAATCGGTTTCACGACGACACGGTTCCTGGGTTGGCCTTGCGGCCGGGGGGGACGGGATCAAAACTGGAAAGCGGCCGGTCTGTGCGCGCTGTCTAGACTGGAAAAAAGCGGGCGGTCGGACGCGGCTTGTGGCGACGCACGACGCAAGTGGCGCCCGGGGGCGACCAAAAAGTTATAATTTAGCGGATTTTGGCCGACTTTCGCAATGCACCATAGCCGCGCCGGGCCCGCGCCGTCAGGCGTCCCTGCGTGGCCAGGCGCGCGAAACCGGCCAAACCGGGCCGCTGAGGCCCTGCGAACCATTCCCCTACGGAACCGCGGAATACCGATTTGAAACTGCACCAGGACACGAGCGGCGCGCTCAATACCGTCACCGGCTACGGCCCCGATTACGTCGACGTCAATCTCGAACGCCATGAAACGAGCGTCATCGTGCTGCCCGGCGCGCCGGTCCAGGCATGGCCCGTGTCGTCGTTCGACGCGCTCGCGCCCGAGCATTTCGCGATGCTGCTCGACCCGACGCCCGAACTCGTGATCTTCGGCAGCGGCGCGCGGCTGCGCTTCCCGCACCCGCGGCTCGTCGCGGCGCTCACGGCCAAGCGGATCGGAGTCGAGACGATGGATTTCCAGGCGGCCTGCCGCACCTACAACATCCTGATGGCCGAGGGCCGGAAAGTCGCCGCCGCGCTCTTAATTGAACGTTAATCCCCGATGCGGTAAAACTCGGGCCGGCGCAGCGGGTCGATCCCCCCGATCGGCCCGGCCAGGCCGCCCGCCCCCGGCGCAACCCGCCGGCGGCCCGTCACAACAACCAACAGGCTGAAAATCCATGAACGATACGCCGTCGAGGCTACCGCTCAATCGCATCACGCTCGTCCTCCTGCTCGTCGCGCTCGCGATCGTCTGGTTCGCGCCGCTCGGGCTGCGCCACCTGATCCCGAGCGACGAAGGCCGCTATGCGGAAATGGCGCGCGAGATGTTCGTCACCGGCGACTGGATCACGCCGCGCTACAACGGCTACAAGTACTTCGAGAAACCGCCGCTCCAGACCTGGCTGAATGCGCTCACGTTCGCGTGGTTCGGCATCGGCGAATGGCAGGCGCGCCTCTACACGGCTGTTGCGAGCTTCGCCGGCGTGCTGCTCGTCGGC
The DNA window shown above is from Burkholderia cepacia and carries:
- a CDS encoding Mth938-like domain-containing protein — translated: MKLHQDTSGALNTVTGYGPDYVDVNLERHETSVIVLPGAPVQAWPVSSFDALAPEHFAMLLDPTPELVIFGSGARLRFPHPRLVAALTAKRIGVETMDFQAACRTYNILMAEGRKVAAALLIER